One genomic region from Nostoc sphaeroides encodes:
- a CDS encoding type II toxin-antitoxin system Phd/YefM family antitoxin: MSQEYSIEQVPKNLDKIFQGIEQGESVQITQQGQQVAVILPAAEYQRLLHGKPDFWESVERFRQELIEEGTEIDPDEVWKDVRDKSPGREIIL, from the coding sequence ATGTCTCAGGAGTATTCAATTGAGCAAGTTCCTAAGAATCTAGATAAAATTTTTCAGGGAATTGAACAAGGCGAATCGGTACAAATTACGCAACAGGGGCAGCAAGTTGCTGTGATTCTACCTGCGGCTGAATATCAGCGTTTGTTGCATGGAAAGCCGGATTTTTGGGAATCTGTGGAGCGATTTCGTCAAGAACTCATAGAAGAAGGAACCGAGATTGATCCCGATGAGGTTTGGAAAGATGTACGCGACAAGTCTCCTGGACGAGAGATCATCTTGTGA
- a CDS encoding Uma2 family endonuclease, producing the protein MNQPISERVRWTTADLELFPDNGNRYEIIDGELFVTRVPHWNHQKVCARIIAPLDTWSQATSLGQVVPAPGIIFGDNDNVIPDVVWAGNERLPLLLDEAGHLTGAPELVVEVLSAGIENEKRDRELKLKLYSARGVREYWIVDWRNQQVEVYRREQASLKLVATLFNGDELNSPILPDFTCAIASLFT; encoded by the coding sequence ATGAACCAGCCAATATCTGAGAGAGTGCGCTGGACTACCGCCGATTTAGAGTTGTTTCCAGATAACGGGAACCGCTATGAAATAATTGACGGAGAATTGTTTGTGACCAGAGTGCCTCACTGGAATCATCAAAAAGTCTGTGCCAGAATTATTGCTCCATTGGATACCTGGTCACAAGCTACTTCTTTGGGACAGGTCGTACCTGCTCCAGGCATAATTTTTGGCGATAATGATAATGTGATTCCTGATGTTGTCTGGGCTGGCAATGAGAGATTGCCCCTACTTTTAGACGAGGCGGGACATTTGACTGGTGCGCCAGAACTTGTAGTAGAGGTTCTATCTGCTGGTATTGAAAATGAAAAGCGGGACAGGGAACTTAAACTAAAGCTTTACTCAGCAAGAGGTGTTAGGGAATATTGGATTGTGGATTGGCGCAACCAACAGGTGGAAGTTTATCGACGTGAACAAGCGAGTTTAAAGTTAGTTGCTACGTTGTTCAATGGTGATGAGTTGAATTCACCCATATTGCCTGATTTTACTTGTGCGATCGCATCCTTATTTACTTAA